In a genomic window of Acidobacteriota bacterium:
- a CDS encoding DNA-3-methyladenine glycosylase has product MPHAFYARPTLEVAYDLLGKVLVHAADGGRAAGAVVEVEAYIGEDDPACHAAAGPTPRNAPLYGPPGFAYVYFNYGMHCLVNAVTEAEGHPAAVLIRALEPLEGHQLMRARRLATGRRATPIPDADLCRGPGNLTRALGITLAENRADLAGPRLFIEDQRRRVTEAAWSPRIGIRAGTDRLWRVSVVGHPSVSGQRR; this is encoded by the coding sequence CTGCCGCACGCCTTCTACGCGAGGCCCACACTCGAGGTCGCGTACGACCTGCTCGGCAAGGTGCTCGTGCACGCGGCCGACGGCGGACGCGCTGCCGGCGCGGTTGTCGAGGTCGAGGCGTACATCGGCGAGGACGACCCGGCGTGCCATGCTGCCGCCGGGCCCACGCCGCGCAACGCGCCGCTCTACGGGCCGCCAGGCTTTGCCTACGTGTACTTCAACTACGGGATGCACTGTCTGGTCAACGCGGTCACCGAGGCCGAGGGCCACCCGGCCGCCGTGCTGATTCGGGCGCTCGAGCCGCTCGAAGGGCACCAACTGATGCGCGCGCGGCGCCTGGCGACCGGCCGTCGCGCCACGCCGATCCCCGACGCAGACCTCTGTCGTGGGCCCGGGAACCTCACGCGCGCGCTCGGCATCACGCTCGCCGAGAACCGTGCCGACCTGGCCGGGCCGCGGCTGTTCATCGAGGATCAGCGACGGCGGGTGACCGAGGCGGCCTGGAGCCCGCGCATCGGCATTCGCGCAGGGACCGACCGCCTCTGGCGGGTCTCCGTCGTGGGGCACCCGTCGGTGTCCGGGCAGAGACGCTGA
- a CDS encoding HEAT repeat domain-containing protein: MRHNIAVTAALAMAAGALGLTSPGARLPVVTPVAVVSAQPAFETVVQDLRSTDPAVRQRALRALSDGGYPEAIGPLSQLLVDPINDIQLETIERLLGFFLVDSLQTKTRVALVIERRNPNLAQSAFELGPFKLVPRPVPPELLRNLSGAMRDDLPKVRSEAVYALGVMARPPLEPATAQVLTDALRDTDVRVREAAARVLGALRVTSAGEALIAAINDPAEDVRLAAMRALGDVRETRAIQALGEQFAYYRKGPMAEAAFDALARIGHSSSVPFFQAHLGHDNARIRRWAIEGLARSGEATAVLALEPSLATPKTRAEEMAIAYALRGAGRPTVPRLVAGLKDRTVEEQVMAYLVDLGRPIVDDLEAHMREPEPAVRERVAMVLGLIGGPDAIAVLQRSLPDTSVDVSRAVERAIARARLLAS, from the coding sequence GTGAGACACAACATCGCGGTGACTGCAGCCCTGGCCATGGCCGCCGGCGCTCTCGGCCTCACATCGCCTGGCGCGCGCCTGCCCGTCGTGACGCCCGTGGCCGTCGTCTCGGCGCAGCCGGCATTCGAGACCGTCGTCCAGGACCTCCGCAGCACCGATCCAGCCGTCAGACAGCGGGCGCTGCGGGCGTTGTCGGACGGCGGCTACCCCGAGGCCATCGGGCCCCTGTCGCAACTGCTGGTGGATCCCATCAACGACATCCAGCTCGAGACCATCGAACGGCTGCTCGGCTTCTTCCTGGTCGACTCGCTGCAGACGAAGACGCGCGTCGCGCTGGTCATCGAGCGCCGCAATCCGAACCTGGCGCAGTCGGCCTTCGAGCTCGGGCCGTTCAAGCTCGTGCCGCGGCCCGTACCGCCCGAACTGCTGAGGAACCTCTCGGGCGCGATGCGCGACGACCTGCCGAAGGTCCGATCGGAGGCGGTGTACGCCCTCGGGGTCATGGCGCGGCCGCCGCTCGAGCCGGCGACCGCGCAGGTGCTCACCGACGCCCTGAGGGACACCGACGTGCGCGTACGCGAAGCGGCCGCGCGCGTGCTCGGGGCGCTGCGCGTCACCTCGGCCGGCGAGGCGCTCATCGCCGCCATCAACGACCCCGCCGAGGACGTGCGCCTCGCCGCCATGCGCGCGCTCGGCGACGTCCGCGAGACGCGCGCCATCCAGGCCCTCGGCGAGCAGTTCGCCTACTACCGGAAGGGGCCGATGGCCGAGGCGGCCTTCGACGCCCTCGCCCGCATTGGCCACTCGTCGAGCGTGCCGTTCTTCCAGGCGCACCTCGGCCACGACAACGCCAGGATCCGCCGCTGGGCCATCGAGGGCCTCGCCCGATCGGGCGAGGCGACGGCCGTGCTCGCGCTCGAGCCGAGCCTGGCAACACCGAAGACACGGGCCGAGGAGATGGCCATCGCCTACGCGCTTCGAGGCGCCGGCCGTCCGACGGTACCGCGCCTCGTGGCGGGGTTGAAGGACCGGACGGTCGAGGAACAGGTGATGGCGTATCTGGTGGACCTCGGCCGGCCGATCGTCGACGACCTCGAGGCGCACATGCGCGAGCCCGAACCGGCCGTGCGCGAGCGGGTGGCGATGGTGCTCGGCCTCATCGGCGGCCCCGACGCGATTGCCGTGCTGCAACGGTCGCTGCCCGACACGAGCGTCGACGTTTCGCGCGCGGTCGAGCGTGCCATCGCGCGGGCGCGGCTGCTCGCGTCCTGA